In one Oryza glaberrima chromosome 2, OglaRS2, whole genome shotgun sequence genomic region, the following are encoded:
- the LOC127764399 gene encoding serine/threonine-protein kinase PCRK1-like has product MRCLPFLHGDSKEEDPVNKSASVRSLSTTSTERDVRSGSDFNSLNVSDMSAESIRRTQYPSFTDRPSNLRVFSFSELKNATRNFSRSLMVGEGGFGCVYRGVIKNSDEPTERTEIAVKQLNRKGLQGQKEWLTELNVLGIVEHPNLVKLIGYCAEDDERGVQRLLVYEYMPNGSVDDHLSSRSNSTLSWPMRLKVALDAARGLKYLHEEMEFQVIFRDLKTSNILLDENWNAKLSDFGLARHGPSEGLTHVSTAVVGTLGYAAPEYMQTGRLTAKSDVWGYGVLLYELITGRRPIDRNRPKGEQKLLDWVKPYISDIKRFPIIIDPRLEGHYNLKSMTKLASVANRCLVRLPKSRPKMSEVYEMVQKIVASIETGTPQPPLHYHGSVSEPGSKRPKKGSLKRRFQEFKFGCRQIVWRGWKPEIIKTC; this is encoded by the exons ATGAGGTGCCTGCCTTTCTTGCATGGAGATTCCAAAGAGGAGGATCCCGTCAACAAGTCGGCTTCTGTCCGGTCGTTGAGCACAACATCGACGGAGCGGGATGTCCGGTCCGGCTCCGACTTCAACTCCTTGAACGTCTCTGACATGAGTGCCGAATCAATACGGAGGACACAGTATCCCAGCTTCACTGATCGGCCCAGTAACCTCAGGGTGTTCTCTTTCTCTGAGCTGAAGAATGCCACTCGCAATTTTAGCCGGTCTCTTATGGTTGGTGAGGGTGGGTTTGGATGTGTGTATAGGGGTGTCATCAAGAATTCCGATGAACCAACTGAGCGCACCGAGATTGCTGTTAAACAGCTGAATCGCAAAGGACTTCAG GGGCAGAAAGAATGGTTAACAGAACTGAATGTGCTTGGGATTGTAGAGCATCCAAACCTCGTCAAACTAATTGGCTACTGCGCTGAAGATGATGAAAGGGGCGTACAGCGTCTCCTAGTATACGAATACATGCCTAATGGAAGCGTGGATGATCACTTGTCAAGTAGGTCAAATTCAACTCTATCATGGCCAATGAGACTAAAAGTAGCTCTGGACGCTGCTCGGGGACTGAAGTATCTGCATGAAGAGATGGAATTTCAG GTTATCTTCCGTGACCTAAAAACATCTAACATTCTGTTAGATGAGAACTGGAATGCAAAGTTATCTGACTTTGGATTGGCTAGGCATGGACCATCAGAAGGCCTGACCCATGTCTCTACAGCG GTCGTGGGAACTCTTGGGTATGCAGCTCCAGAGTACATGCAGACCGGACGCCTCACTGCCAAGAGTGACGTATGGGGCTATGGTGTGCTCCTTTATGAGCTCATCACCGGCCGCCGTCCCATTGACCGGAACCGCCCAAAGGGTGAGCAGAAGCTCCTGGATTGGGTGAAACCATACATATCTGATATCAAGCGGTTCCCCATCATCATAGACCCACGGCTAGAGGGGCACTACAACCTCAAGTCCATGACAAAGCTGGCTAGTGTGGCGAACCGCTGTCTCGTCCGGCTACCAAAGTCGCGCCCAAAGATGAGTGAGGTGTATGAGATGGTTCAGAAGATTGTGGCCAGCATTGAGACCGGCACACCACAGCCTCCTCTGCACTACCATGGGTCGGTTTCTGAACCGGGCTCAAAGCGGCCAAAGAAGGGGTCACTGAAGAGAAGGTTCCAAGAATTCAAATTCGGTTGCCGGCAGATTGTATGGCGGGGCTGGAAGCCTGAGATCATAAAGACTTGCTGA